In Papaver somniferum cultivar HN1 chromosome 1, ASM357369v1, whole genome shotgun sequence, a genomic segment contains:
- the LOC113274136 gene encoding uncharacterized protein LOC113274136 produces the protein MMDDENNRKITPEKGSQAEIKQREKAKKGKTAEESEVTKNEKETPAIKEKRTPRGGVKTNTTKRKKMPIQEAEESVELHDSLDKEGKACEKEEIERLNKELYQERRRKEDLVRERIRLEKQNEKLVIKNNHLKGKQAESNTQRGKYLPERALAAEGHRKYQQGNKGRGEQNEREDLKRVVENNRREFREKEYLMQQSTKGRWENEQYPGDKEGNRIAARNDEQICKKRIMQARNSDIVLVKAKGE, from the coding sequence ATGATGGATGACGAGAATAACCGCAAGATAACTCCGGAAAAGGGAAGCCAAGCTGAAATAAAGCAAAGGGAAAAGGCGAAAAAGGGAAAAACGGCTGAAGAAAGCGAGGTAACAAAAAATGAGAAAGAAACCCCTGCCATCAAGGAAAAACGAACCCCGCGAGGAGGAGTAAAAACAAACACTACTAAGCGCAAGAAAATGCCGATACAAGAAGCTGAGGAAAGCGTTGAATTACATGATTCTCTAGATAAAGAAGGAAAGGCTTGCGAAAAAGAAGAGATAGAACGATTAAATAAGGAACTATATCAAGAAAGACGAAGGAAGGAAGACCTGGTGAGGGAGCGCATAAGGTTGGAAAAGCAAAATGAGAAGCTTGTAATCAAGAACAATCATCTGAAAGGAAAACAAGCGGAGAGCAATACACAAAGAGGAAAATATCTTCCGGAGAGGGCATTAGCGGCTGAAGGACATCGCAAATACCAGCAAGGAAACAAGGGACGAGGGGAACAAAATGAACGAGAAGACCTAAAAAGAGTCGTAGAGAATAACAGGAGGGAATTCAGAGAAAAAGAGTATCTAATGCAGCAATCGACGAAAGGCCGGTGGGAAAATGAACAATATCCCGGTGACAAAGAGGGCAACCGGATTGCAGCCAGAAATGATGAACAAATATGCAAAAAACGAATCATGCAGGCCAGAAATAGCGACATTGTTCTCGTTAAAGCAAAGGGAGAATGA
- the LOC113339316 gene encoding probable E3 ubiquitin-protein ligase RNF217 gives MEATGCFHQYCTDCVAKYIETKVIHENISVIKCPNTSCSILLDALSCRPILPKKVFEKWCHVLCESAVLLDASKGGFVHGRCFCPNRKCSELILNECVETETTESMVKRSECPNCKEVFCFSCMVPWKENHRCRHQTRDRIIDIDMDRNDVLFMEMVKRKKWFRCPSCNLYIQRVQKGDYCCTHIYCRCGREFCYDCRQWPCVCKEEPLACWARLTCLLLFAVFIGIILLINLIS, from the exons ATGGAGGCTACTGGATGTTTTCATCAATATTGCACAGATTGTGTTGCTAAGTATATCGAAACGAAAGTGATTCACGAAAACATTTCGGTTATAAAATGCCCTAATACCAGCTGCTCCATTCTCTTGGATGCATTATCTTGCCGTCCGATCCTCCCAAAAAAGGTATTCGAGAAGTGGTGTCATGTTCTTTGCGAGTCTGCAGTACTTTTAGATGCGTCGAAAGGTGGGTTTGTGCATGGAAGATGTTTTTGCCCTAACCGGAAGTGTTCTGAATTGATTCTGAATGAGTGTGTGGAAACTGAGACTACTGAGTCTATGGTGAAACGATCCGAATGTCCAAACTGCAAGGAGGTATTTTGTTTTAGTTGTATGGTTCCATGGAAAGAGAATCATCGATGTCGTCATCAAACAAGAGACAGAATAATTGATATTGATATGGATAGAAACGATGTTTTGTTCATGGAAATGGTTAAACGAAAGAAATGGTTTCGATGTCCAAGTTGCAACCTTTACATTCAACGTGTTCAGAAGGGTGATTATTGTTGCACCCACATCTATTGCAG ATGTGGAAGAGAATTCTGTTATGATTGCAGACAATGGCCTTGTGTATGCAAAGAAGAACCGTTAGCCTGTTGGGCACGTTTAACATGTCTGTTGCTCTTCGCAGTTTTTATAGGCATCATCTTGTTGATCAATTTGATTTCCTAG